In one Polaribacter sp. ALD11 genomic region, the following are encoded:
- the rpsB gene encoding 30S ribosomal protein S2, with translation MANVNIQELLDNGVHFGHLTRKWNPNMAPYIYTERNGVHIIDLYKTAAKIEETSEALKKIANSGRKILFVATKKQAKDIVAEKAKAVSMPFITERWPGGMLTNFVTIRKAVKKMALIDRMKTDGSFDALSKREKLQINRQREKLEKNLGSISDMTRLPGALFIVDIKKEHIAVAEAQKLNIPIFAMVDTNSDPRQVDYVIPANDDASKSIDIVLSFVTNAVAEGLSDRKADKEKVKEAPKKEEAKVEAPKAEAEVEAPVKEEATDAPAEEKK, from the coding sequence ATGGCAAACGTAAACATTCAAGAATTATTAGATAATGGTGTACATTTCGGACACCTTACTAGAAAATGGAACCCAAACATGGCTCCTTATATTTATACAGAAAGAAATGGTGTTCACATCATCGATTTGTATAAAACTGCTGCAAAAATAGAAGAAACTTCAGAAGCTTTAAAAAAGATCGCTAACTCTGGACGTAAAATTTTATTTGTTGCAACTAAAAAGCAAGCAAAAGATATTGTTGCTGAAAAAGCAAAAGCAGTAAGCATGCCTTTCATTACTGAAAGATGGCCTGGTGGAATGTTAACGAACTTTGTTACTATTAGAAAAGCTGTTAAGAAAATGGCTTTAATCGATAGAATGAAGACAGATGGTTCTTTTGATGCATTATCTAAAAGAGAAAAATTACAAATCAATCGTCAGAGAGAGAAATTAGAAAAGAATTTAGGTTCTATTTCAGATATGACTCGTTTACCTGGAGCTTTATTTATAGTTGATATCAAAAAAGAACACATTGCAGTAGCAGAAGCTCAAAAATTAAATATTCCAATTTTTGCAATGGTAGATACAAACTCTGACCCAAGACAAGTAGACTACGTAATTCCTGCAAATGATGATGCTTCTAAATCTATAGACATTGTATTATCTTTTGTTACAAATGCAGTTGCAGAAGGTTTATCTGATAGAAAAGCAGACAAAGAAAAAGTAAAAGAAGCTCCTAAAAAAGAAGAAGCTAAAGTAGAAGCTCCAAAGGCTGAAGCTGAGGTTGAAGCTCCTGTAAAGGAAGAAGCTACTGATGCACCTGCTGAAGAAAAAAAATAA
- the tsf gene encoding translation elongation factor Ts has protein sequence MVKVSAADVKNLREATGAGMMDCKKALVEAENNFDEAINILRKKGQKIAAKRADRDSTEGVAVTRINDSKTEGVAIVLACETDFVGKNESFVALGGQFADIALNSADKEAFLAADFGGMTVADKLVEQTGVIGEKLEITAFEKIEAAYVGAYTHIGKIAAIVGLSAVVDNAETLAKDVAMQVASMGASTLSYKDFDPAFVAAETEARIAVIEKDNIELGRLGKTLKNVPQFISMSQLSDTILAKAEEAAKAELKAEGKPEQIWDRILPGKMERFIADNTTLDMEQCLLDQSFIKDEKKNVAQYVKTYGDVSVSGFKRVTLG, from the coding sequence ATGGTAAAAGTAAGTGCTGCTGACGTTAAAAATTTAAGAGAAGCTACTGGAGCTGGAATGATGGACTGTAAAAAGGCATTAGTAGAGGCAGAAAATAACTTCGACGAAGCAATAAACATTTTACGTAAAAAGGGTCAAAAAATTGCTGCAAAAAGAGCTGATAGAGATTCTACAGAAGGAGTTGCAGTAACAAGAATTAACGACTCTAAAACAGAAGGTGTAGCAATCGTTTTAGCTTGTGAAACTGATTTTGTTGGTAAAAACGAATCTTTCGTAGCTTTAGGTGGTCAATTTGCAGACATTGCTTTAAATTCAGCAGATAAAGAAGCTTTCTTAGCTGCAGATTTTGGAGGAATGACGGTTGCCGATAAATTAGTTGAACAAACTGGTGTTATTGGAGAAAAGTTAGAGATAACAGCTTTTGAAAAAATAGAAGCTGCTTATGTTGGTGCTTATACTCACATTGGTAAAATTGCTGCTATTGTTGGTTTATCTGCTGTTGTAGATAATGCTGAAACTTTAGCTAAAGATGTTGCAATGCAAGTTGCTTCTATGGGTGCATCTACATTATCTTATAAAGATTTTGACCCTGCATTTGTAGCTGCAGAAACTGAAGCTAGAATTGCTGTAATCGAAAAAGATAATATCGAGTTAGGTAGATTGGGCAAGACGTTGAAAAACGTTCCTCAATTTATCTCTATGTCTCAATTATCTGATACCATTTTAGCTAAAGCTGAAGAAGCTGCTAAAGCTGAATTAAAAGCTGAAGGGAAACCAGAGCAAATTTGGGATAGAATCTTACCAGGAAAAATGGAAAGATTTATTGCTGATAACACAACTTTAGATATGGAACAATGTCTTTTAGATCAATCTTTTATTAAAGATGAGAAGAAAAATGTTGCACAATACGTTAAAACGTATGGTGATGTTTCTGTAAGTGGATTCAAAAGAGTTACTTTAGGATAA
- the rpsI gene encoding 30S ribosomal protein S9: protein MDIVHKIGRRKTAVARIYLSEGKGDITVNKKDFKSYFTTGTLQYKVQQPLMLTENLESYDIKVNVYGGGITGQAEAIRLAITRALVHIDAEHRIILKPEGLLTRDPRMVERKKFGQKKARKKFQFSKR, encoded by the coding sequence ATGGATATAGTACACAAAATAGGTAGAAGAAAAACAGCTGTTGCTCGTATTTATCTTTCAGAAGGTAAAGGAGACATTACTGTAAACAAAAAAGACTTTAAAAGTTATTTCACAACAGGAACTTTACAGTACAAAGTTCAACAACCATTAATGTTAACAGAAAACTTAGAGTCTTATGACATTAAAGTTAATGTTTACGGTGGAGGAATAACAGGACAGGCTGAGGCAATTCGTTTAGCAATCACTAGAGCATTGGTTCATATTGATGCTGAACACAGAATTATCTTGAAACCAGAAGGTTTATTAACGCGTGATCCTAGAATGGTTGAACGTAAGAAATTTGGTCAGAAGAAAGCACGTAAAAAATTCCAATTCTCGAAACGTTAA
- the frr gene encoding ribosome recycling factor, with product MNEEVEFILDTTKEAMVNAIAHLEKELRAIRAGKATPAMLGNVMVDYYGSQTPLSQVANVTTPDPRTIAIQPWEKNMLQPIEKAVMVANLGFNPMNNGDIIMINVPPLTEERRIGLAKQAKAEAEHAKVGIRNARKDANNDIKKTDISDDLKKDSEAEVQKLTDTYVKTIEDKLSVKEKEIMTV from the coding sequence ATGAATGAAGAAGTTGAATTTATATTAGACACTACTAAAGAAGCAATGGTTAACGCAATTGCTCATTTAGAAAAAGAACTAAGAGCTATTAGAGCTGGTAAAGCTACACCTGCTATGTTAGGAAATGTAATGGTAGATTATTATGGTTCTCAAACGCCATTAAGTCAAGTTGCAAATGTTACCACACCAGATCCAAGAACGATAGCAATACAACCTTGGGAAAAAAATATGTTACAACCAATTGAAAAAGCAGTTATGGTTGCTAATCTTGGTTTTAACCCAATGAATAATGGTGATATTATTATGATTAATGTACCACCATTAACTGAAGAAAGAAGAATCGGTTTAGCAAAACAAGCAAAAGCGGAAGCAGAACATGCTAAAGTTGGTATTAGAAATGCCAGAAAAGATGCAAATAACGATATTAAGAAAACTGATATTTCTGACGATTTAAAGAAAGATTCTGAAGCAGAAGTACAAAAGCTTACAGATACTTATGTCAAAACGATAGAAGACAAACTTTCTGTAAAAGAAA
- the pyrH gene encoding UMP kinase has product MQYKRILLKLSGEALMGERPYGIDPKRLAEYAKEIKEVVQKGIEVAIVIGGGNIFRGVAGAANGMDRVQGDHMGMLATCINGLALQSALEDEDVKTRLQTALEIKEVAEPYIKRKAIRHLEKGRVVIFGAGTGNPYFTTDTAAVLRAIEIDADAILKGTRVDGIYNVDPEKNENAVKFETITFKEVIEKGLKVMDMTAFTLSEENNLPIIVFDMNTHGNLLKLVSGEKIGTIVDNK; this is encoded by the coding sequence ATGCAATACAAAAGAATTCTTTTAAAATTAAGCGGAGAAGCTTTAATGGGAGAAAGACCCTACGGAATTGATCCAAAACGTTTAGCTGAATATGCCAAAGAAATAAAAGAAGTAGTACAGAAAGGAATCGAAGTTGCCATTGTAATTGGTGGTGGAAATATCTTTAGAGGTGTTGCTGGTGCTGCAAATGGTATGGATCGTGTACAAGGAGACCACATGGGAATGTTGGCTACATGTATAAACGGTTTGGCTTTACAAAGTGCTTTAGAAGACGAAGATGTAAAAACGCGTTTACAAACAGCTTTAGAAATTAAAGAGGTTGCAGAACCATATATCAAAAGAAAAGCAATTCGTCATTTAGAAAAAGGACGTGTTGTTATTTTTGGGGCAGGAACAGGTAACCCTTACTTTACAACAGATACTGCCGCCGTTTTAAGAGCAATAGAAATAGATGCAGATGCTATTTTAAAAGGAACTCGTGTAGATGGAATTTACAATGTAGATCCAGAAAAGAATGAGAATGCTGTTAAATTTGAAACAATTACTTTTAAAGAAGTTATTGAAAAAGGTTTAAAGGTAATGGACATGACTGCATTTACCTTGAGTGAAGAAAATAATCTACCAATAATTGTATTTGACATGAATACACACGGAAACTTATTAAAATTGGTTTCAGGAGAAAAAATTGGTACTATTGTTGATAATAAATAA